The proteins below are encoded in one region of Sminthopsis crassicaudata isolate SCR6 chromosome 1, ASM4859323v1, whole genome shotgun sequence:
- the SEPTIN1 gene encoding septin-1 isoform X2 — MVAGESGLGKSTLINSLFLTEVYKDRLIPDASARLSQTLTIERRGVEIEEEGIKVKLTLVDTPGFGDAVDNGDCWMPVVRFIEEQFEQYLRDESGLNRKNIQDSRVHCCLYFISPFGRGLRPLDIAFLRAVHEKVNIVPVIGKADALTPKETQILKQKIREQLEEQEINIYQFPDCDSDEDEDFKKQDAEMKDSIPFAVIGSTTVVRDGSRPVRGRLYPWGTAEVENPHHCDFVNLRRMLVQTHLQDLKEVTHDLLYEGYRARCLQSLARPGARERASRSKLSRQSATEIPLPMLPLAETEKLIREKDEELRRMQEMLEKMQAQMQQSQGEQSDVL, encoded by the exons ATGGTGGCAG GGGAGTCAGGCCTGGGGAAGTCAACCCTTATCAACAGCCTCTTTCTCACTGAAGTCTATAAGGACCGCCTGATACCTGATGCCAGTG CTCGCCTGAGCCAGACCCTGACCATTGAGCGCAGGGGTGTGGAGATCGAAGAGGAAGGAATCAAAGTGAAGCTCACCTTGGTGGACACCCCAGGCTTTGGTGATGCAGTGGACAATGGAGACTG CTGGATGCCCGTGGTGCGATTCATCGAGGAGCAATTCGAGCAGTATCTGAGAGATGAGAGTGGCCTTAACAGGAAGAATATACAGGATTCCAGAGTCCATTGCTGTCTCTACTTCATCTCTCCCTTTGGTCGAGG GCTCCGTCCCTTAGATATAGCATTCCTCCGGGCTGTGCATGAGAAGGTCAACATCGTGCCTGTCATTGGGAAAGCTGATGCCTTGACTCCTAAGGAAACCCAGATCCTCAAGCAGAAG ATCCGGGAGCAACTGGAGGAACAGGAGATCAACATCTACCAGTTTCCAGACTGTGATTCAGACGAGGACGAAGACTTCAAGAAACAGGATGCTGAGATGAAA GACAGCATCCCCTTCGCTGTGATTGGCTCCACTACTGTGGTGAGGGATGGCTCCCGGCCGGTGAGGGGCCGACTCTATCCCTGGGGTACAGCAGAAG TGGAAAATCCTCATCACTGTGACTTTGTCAACCTGCGAAGGATGTTGGTACAGACTCATTTACAGGACCTGAAGGAGGTGACCCATGACTTGCTCTATGAGGGCTACCGTGCCCGTTGCCTCCAGAGCCTGGCTCGTCCTGGGGCCCGGGAACGGGCCAGTCGAAG CAAATTGTCCCGACAGAGTGCCACTGAAATCCCCCTCCCTATGCTGCCCCTGGCAGAGACGGAGAAACTTATCAGAGAAAAGGATGAGGAG CTGCGCCGGATGCAGGAGATGCTGGAGAAGATGCAGGCCCAGATGCAGCAGAGCCAGGGAGAGCAGTCTGATGTCCTGTGA
- the SEPTIN1 gene encoding septin-1 isoform X1 — MDKEYVGFAALPSQLHRKSVKKGFDFTLMVAGESGLGKSTLINSLFLTEVYKDRLIPDASARLSQTLTIERRGVEIEEEGIKVKLTLVDTPGFGDAVDNGDCWMPVVRFIEEQFEQYLRDESGLNRKNIQDSRVHCCLYFISPFGRGLRPLDIAFLRAVHEKVNIVPVIGKADALTPKETQILKQKIREQLEEQEINIYQFPDCDSDEDEDFKKQDAEMKDSIPFAVIGSTTVVRDGSRPVRGRLYPWGTAEVENPHHCDFVNLRRMLVQTHLQDLKEVTHDLLYEGYRARCLQSLARPGARERASRSKLSRQSATEIPLPMLPLAETEKLIREKDEELRRMQEMLEKMQAQMQQSQGEQSDVL, encoded by the exons ATG gACAAAGAATATGTGGGCTTTGCAGCCCTGCCCAGTCAGCTGCACAGAAAGTCGGTGAAGAAAGGATTTGATTTCACCCTCATGGTGGCAG GGGAGTCAGGCCTGGGGAAGTCAACCCTTATCAACAGCCTCTTTCTCACTGAAGTCTATAAGGACCGCCTGATACCTGATGCCAGTG CTCGCCTGAGCCAGACCCTGACCATTGAGCGCAGGGGTGTGGAGATCGAAGAGGAAGGAATCAAAGTGAAGCTCACCTTGGTGGACACCCCAGGCTTTGGTGATGCAGTGGACAATGGAGACTG CTGGATGCCCGTGGTGCGATTCATCGAGGAGCAATTCGAGCAGTATCTGAGAGATGAGAGTGGCCTTAACAGGAAGAATATACAGGATTCCAGAGTCCATTGCTGTCTCTACTTCATCTCTCCCTTTGGTCGAGG GCTCCGTCCCTTAGATATAGCATTCCTCCGGGCTGTGCATGAGAAGGTCAACATCGTGCCTGTCATTGGGAAAGCTGATGCCTTGACTCCTAAGGAAACCCAGATCCTCAAGCAGAAG ATCCGGGAGCAACTGGAGGAACAGGAGATCAACATCTACCAGTTTCCAGACTGTGATTCAGACGAGGACGAAGACTTCAAGAAACAGGATGCTGAGATGAAA GACAGCATCCCCTTCGCTGTGATTGGCTCCACTACTGTGGTGAGGGATGGCTCCCGGCCGGTGAGGGGCCGACTCTATCCCTGGGGTACAGCAGAAG TGGAAAATCCTCATCACTGTGACTTTGTCAACCTGCGAAGGATGTTGGTACAGACTCATTTACAGGACCTGAAGGAGGTGACCCATGACTTGCTCTATGAGGGCTACCGTGCCCGTTGCCTCCAGAGCCTGGCTCGTCCTGGGGCCCGGGAACGGGCCAGTCGAAG CAAATTGTCCCGACAGAGTGCCACTGAAATCCCCCTCCCTATGCTGCCCCTGGCAGAGACGGAGAAACTTATCAGAGAAAAGGATGAGGAG CTGCGCCGGATGCAGGAGATGCTGGAGAAGATGCAGGCCCAGATGCAGCAGAGCCAGGGAGAGCAGTCTGATGTCCTGTGA